In Onychostoma macrolepis isolate SWU-2019 chromosome 04, ASM1243209v1, whole genome shotgun sequence, one DNA window encodes the following:
- the LOC131539437 gene encoding hepatic lectin-like isoform X1 yields the protein MESDIYYINFENRDIECTTPPQTPSRGQNAGKAKKCRGSRCLVLMAVCSGLICVLLLVFIVLQHFSITAERDLLKNYKDAVQVFNQTISRLQDTYSDLMTENDQLKYRFNYLNDELKNAYEQGFHWGSGWFFKSNDSKTWFQSRQYCRDRGADLVIINTEVKQSFLTSIISSSERLWIGLTDINQEGKMKWVDNSPLKQGFWSQGQPDDYIKNEDCVELVSSTPSLNNWNDISCSDTRKALCEK from the exons ATGGAGTCAGATATCTATtatatcaattttgaaaacagggATATTGAGTGCACAACTCCACCTCAAACACCAAGTCGAGGCCAGAATGCAGGAAAAGCTAAAAAATGCA GAGGAAGTAGATGTTTAGTGTTGATGGCGGTGTGTTCCGGGCTCAtttgtgttcttctgctggTCTTCATCGTACTGCAGCATTTCTCCATCACAGCAGAGAGAGACCTGTTGAAGAATTACAAGGACGCAGTCCAAGTGTTCAATCAGACGATCAGCAGATTACAGGACACTTACTCTGATCTAATGACTGAGAATGACCAATTGAAGTACAGATTCAACTACCTGAATGATGAACTAAAGAACGCTTATGAACAAG GATTTCATTGGGGTTCAGGTTGGTTTTTCAAATCCAATGATTCGAAGACCTGGTTTCAGAGCAGGCAGTATTGCAGGGATCGAGGTGCTGATCTGGTCATTATCAACACTGAAGTGAAGCAG AGTTTCCTAACTTCAATCATCAGTAGTAGTGAGAGATTGTGGATTGGTTTGACTGACATAAACCAAGAAGGCAAGATGAAATGGGTGGATAATTCACCACTGAAACAAGG GTTTTGGAGCCAAGGtcaaccagatgattacattaaaaACGAGGACTGTGTTGAACTGGTGTCTTCAACTCCTTCCCTAAACAACTGGAATGATATTTCATGCTCGGACACCCGAAAAGCACTTTGTGAGAAATAG
- the LOC131539437 gene encoding C-type lectin domain family 4 member E-like isoform X2, producing MQEKLKNAHFSITAERDLLKNYKDAVQVFNQTISRLQDTYSDLMTENDQLKYRFNYLNDELKNAYEQGFHWGSGWFFKSNDSKTWFQSRQYCRDRGADLVIINTEVKQSFLTSIISSSERLWIGLTDINQEGKMKWVDNSPLKQGFWSQGQPDDYIKNEDCVELVSSTPSLNNWNDISCSDTRKALCEK from the exons ATGCAGGAAAAGCTAAAAAATGCA CATTTCTCCATCACAGCAGAGAGAGACCTGTTGAAGAATTACAAGGACGCAGTCCAAGTGTTCAATCAGACGATCAGCAGATTACAGGACACTTACTCTGATCTAATGACTGAGAATGACCAATTGAAGTACAGATTCAACTACCTGAATGATGAACTAAAGAACGCTTATGAACAAG GATTTCATTGGGGTTCAGGTTGGTTTTTCAAATCCAATGATTCGAAGACCTGGTTTCAGAGCAGGCAGTATTGCAGGGATCGAGGTGCTGATCTGGTCATTATCAACACTGAAGTGAAGCAG AGTTTCCTAACTTCAATCATCAGTAGTAGTGAGAGATTGTGGATTGGTTTGACTGACATAAACCAAGAAGGCAAGATGAAATGGGTGGATAATTCACCACTGAAACAAGG GTTTTGGAGCCAAGGtcaaccagatgattacattaaaaACGAGGACTGTGTTGAACTGGTGTCTTCAACTCCTTCCCTAAACAACTGGAATGATATTTCATGCTCGGACACCCGAAAAGCACTTTGTGAGAAATAG